A single genomic interval of Trichosurus vulpecula isolate mTriVul1 chromosome 6, mTriVul1.pri, whole genome shotgun sequence harbors:
- the SFRP2 gene encoding secreted frizzled-related protein 2 — MPQGPGSLLLLFLASHCCLGSARGLFLFGQPDFSYKRSNCKPIPANLQLCHGIEYQNMRLPNLLGHETMKEVLEQAGAWIPLVMKQCHPDTKKFLCSLFAPVCLDDLDETIQPCHSLCVQVKDRCAPVMSAFGFPWPDMLECDRFPLDNDLCIPLASSDHLLLATEEAPKVCEACKNRNDDDNDIMETLCKNDFALKIKVKEITYINRDTKIILETKSKTIYKLNGVSERDLKKSVLWLKDSLQCTCEEMNDINAPYLVMGQKQGGELVITSVKRWQKGQREFKRISRSIRKLQC, encoded by the exons ATGCCTCAGGGGCCcggctctctgctcctgctcttcCTCGCCTCCCACTGCTGCCTGGGCTCCGCTCGTGGGCTCTTCCTCTTCGGGCAGCCCGATTTCTCCTACAAGAGGAGCAACTGCAAGCCCATCCCCGCCAACCTGCAGCTATGCCACGGCATCGAGTACCAGAACATGCGGTTGCCCAACCTCCTGGGCCACGAGACCATGAAGGAGGTGCTGGAACAGGCGGGCGCCTGGATCCCGCTCGTCATGAAGCAGTGCCACCCGGACACCAAGAAGTTCCTCTGCTCGCTCTTCGCCCCAGTCTGCCTCGATGACCTGGACGAGACCATTCAACCCTGCCATTCGCTGTGCGTGCAGGTGAAAGACCGCTGCGCCCCGGTCATGTCCGCCTTCGGTTTTCCCTGGCCCGACATGCTGGAATGTGACCGCTTCCCGCTGGACAACGACCTCTGCATCCCTCTGGCCAGCAGCGATCACCTCTTGCTGGCCACTGAGGAAG cTCCTAAGGTGTGTGAAGCCTGCAAAAACAGAAATGATGATGACAACGACATCATGGAAACCCTTTGCAAAAATGACTTTG CACTGAAGATAAAAGTGAAAGAGATAACTTATATCAATCGAGACACCAAGATCATCCTGGAAACAAAAAGCAAGACTATTTACAAGCTGAACGGAGTGTCCGAACGGGATCTGAAGAAATCCGTGTTGTGGCTCAAGGACAGCCTGCAGTGCACCTGTGAGGAGATGAATGACATCAATGCTCCCTACCTGGTCATGGGACAGAAGCAGGGTGGGGAGCTGGTGATCACCTCCGTGAAGCGGTGGCAGAAAGGGCAGCGAGAGTTTAAGCGAATCTCCCGCAGCATCCGCAAGCTCCAATGCTAa